The Sphingomonas alpina genome has a segment encoding these proteins:
- a CDS encoding ABC transporter substrate-binding protein has protein sequence MTNTLDTLWYTRCPVPTGLGIALQQGWLEDAFRAQGTKVASLLESNDFATRESHFSHTVKNSVRHGGNIPAISAKARGRDTRVIGLSWADETQLILTTPESGIESVRDLKGRRFGLPNWKNVEIDFTRAQAIRGLENALSLEGLNVADVELVDQDIESHYSDQSAENVNGTLAYRGRTTSRARANNLEVVALLRGEVDAIFLKGVHGAQVANQFGLTTVIDTGAHPEPLIRANNGTPRTLAVDGNLLDNHFDAAVTIVEQVLRAETWAQDHASDVRRYLARETNASEYWVSVAYGDNAQTRLKTDLAEQSLTALQDFTDFLHRWNFIPRSFDVREWADFRPLQAALSTRIAV, from the coding sequence ATGACCAATACGCTCGACACACTCTGGTACACCCGCTGCCCGGTCCCGACCGGCCTTGGCATCGCGCTTCAGCAAGGCTGGCTGGAGGACGCATTCCGTGCCCAAGGCACCAAGGTTGCCTCGTTGCTCGAATCCAACGACTTCGCCACGCGTGAATCGCACTTCAGCCATACGGTGAAGAATTCCGTGCGCCATGGCGGCAACATCCCGGCGATCAGCGCCAAAGCGCGCGGCCGCGATACGCGCGTGATCGGTCTGTCCTGGGCGGACGAGACGCAGCTCATTCTGACCACGCCGGAGTCCGGCATCGAGAGCGTGCGCGACCTGAAGGGCCGCCGCTTCGGCCTGCCCAACTGGAAGAATGTCGAGATCGACTTCACCCGGGCGCAGGCGATCCGCGGCCTGGAGAATGCGCTGAGCCTCGAGGGGCTGAACGTCGCCGATGTCGAGCTGGTCGATCAGGATATCGAGAGCCATTACAGCGACCAGTCGGCCGAGAATGTGAACGGCACGCTCGCCTATCGCGGGCGCACCACCAGCCGTGCGCGGGCGAACAATCTCGAGGTCGTCGCGCTGTTGCGCGGCGAGGTCGACGCCATCTTCCTCAAGGGCGTGCACGGTGCACAGGTCGCCAACCAGTTCGGGCTGACGACGGTGATCGACACCGGCGCGCATCCCGAGCCATTGATCCGTGCCAATAACGGCACGCCGCGGACATTGGCGGTGGACGGCAATCTGCTCGACAATCACTTCGACGCCGCAGTCACCATCGTCGAGCAGGTACTGCGCGCCGAAACCTGGGCGCAGGATCATGCGTCGGATGTGCGCCGCTATCTCGCCCGCGAGACCAATGCGAGCGAATATTGGGTGTCGGTCGCTTATGGTGACAATGCGCAGACCCGCCTCAAGACCGATCTCGCCGAGCAATCGCTCACTGCACTCCAGGACTTC
- a CDS encoding LLM class flavin-dependent oxidoreductase: MTSSKRQLALGVFLTRHGHHPGAWRQPGSAKSGRPDFNYWADLVRTAERGKLDTAFFADFAGQSGDSTKGIERRHAFLDFEPLTLTAALASVTSHIGLVATVNTNFEQPYALARRFASLDHISGGRIGWNIVSSLADGAAKSFGIDQPLSHADRYERAAEFVDVARALWDSWEDDAFEHADRESGIYLDSSHVHPVKHQGKHFQISTVLDTARPIQGHPVFVQAGNSEVGRDFAAKYAEMIYAAAQFIEEAQSFYADVKGRMARHGRDPDTLKVMPGLSFAIGSSRQEAQDKFAALESAVDFSGELNLMGQDVSGYPLDGPLPDLPEPENGKGRWRQLTALAQRENLTIRQLFLRFNAVRGHRVAIGTPSDIADQIQDWFERDAADGFNLIPPLLPSSLTEFVDLVVPELQRRGLFRTEYESTTLRGHLHLPRPQIRQQTDETAIAAPVLDAVA, from the coding sequence GTGACCAGCAGCAAGCGGCAACTCGCGCTCGGCGTCTTCCTGACGCGCCACGGCCATCATCCCGGAGCCTGGCGTCAGCCGGGCTCCGCGAAAAGCGGCCGGCCCGATTTCAACTATTGGGCGGATCTCGTGCGTACCGCCGAGCGCGGCAAGCTCGACACCGCCTTCTTCGCCGATTTCGCCGGGCAAAGCGGCGACAGCACCAAGGGGATCGAACGGCGCCACGCATTCCTCGATTTCGAGCCGCTGACGCTCACCGCGGCGCTGGCCAGCGTGACCAGCCATATCGGGCTGGTCGCAACGGTGAACACCAATTTCGAACAACCTTATGCGCTCGCCCGCCGTTTCGCCTCGCTCGATCATATCAGTGGCGGCCGCATCGGGTGGAACATCGTCTCCTCGCTCGCCGACGGCGCGGCGAAGAGTTTCGGCATCGACCAGCCGCTCAGCCACGCCGACCGCTATGAGCGGGCGGCCGAGTTCGTCGATGTCGCCCGTGCGCTGTGGGACAGCTGGGAGGATGACGCATTCGAGCATGCCGACCGGGAAAGCGGCATCTATCTCGATTCAAGCCATGTCCATCCGGTCAAACATCAGGGCAAGCATTTCCAGATCAGCACCGTGCTCGACACCGCCCGGCCGATCCAGGGTCACCCGGTCTTCGTCCAGGCAGGCAATTCCGAGGTCGGGCGCGACTTCGCCGCCAAATATGCCGAGATGATCTATGCCGCCGCGCAATTCATCGAGGAAGCGCAGAGCTTCTATGCCGATGTGAAGGGCCGCATGGCGCGCCATGGCCGCGACCCGGACACGCTGAAGGTGATGCCCGGCCTGTCCTTCGCGATCGGCAGCAGCAGGCAGGAAGCGCAGGACAAGTTCGCTGCGCTGGAATCGGCGGTGGATTTCTCCGGCGAGCTCAACCTGATGGGCCAGGATGTAAGCGGCTATCCGCTCGACGGTCCGCTGCCCGACTTACCCGAACCGGAGAATGGCAAGGGCCGCTGGCGTCAGCTGACCGCGCTTGCGCAGCGCGAAAATCTGACCATCCGCCAGCTCTTTCTACGCTTCAATGCGGTGCGCGGCCACCGCGTCGCGATCGGCACGCCGTCCGACATCGCCGATCAGATCCAGGACTGGTTCGAGCGCGATGCAGCCGACGGCTTCAACCTGATCCCGCCCCTGCTGCCCAGCTCATTGACCGAGTTCGTCGATCTGGTGGTGCCGGAGCTGCAACGGCGCGGCCTGTTTCGAACCGAATATGAGAGCACGACCCTGCGCGGACACCTCCATCTGCCACGCCCGCAAATCCGGCAGCAGACAGACGAAACCGCGATCGCAGCGCCTGTCCTCGACGCCGTCGCCTGA
- a CDS encoding class II aldolase/adducin family protein, whose translation MSELPGLSSAAIAFIVEAEKETTRAFRLLRETRTISPSGTLFYGVRIPGEDKLVTLNYQGFWQEDPDKPKIGVIDFDGNSYWSNPPGGTARYVKLFRTHPEVQAVSHVHTPHLGAYSQAHSTLPLLYVPNRRFRFTAELPVYINRRQPEVDFILDSIENDRQVPGIIEANGGATIWSWKGIRDLTDTIVLLEEGAQFQILGEALGGSKQFGPGVLQQQWRMSKLVPADTYVEDDGTIRDETPAAQAAE comes from the coding sequence ATGTCCGAACTGCCCGGTCTTTCGTCCGCCGCCATCGCCTTCATCGTCGAGGCCGAAAAGGAAACCACCCGCGCATTCCGCCTGCTGCGCGAAACGCGCACCATCTCGCCCAGCGGCACCTTGTTCTACGGGGTCCGCATTCCCGGCGAGGACAAGCTCGTCACGCTGAATTATCAGGGCTTCTGGCAGGAAGACCCGGACAAGCCCAAGATCGGCGTGATCGACTTCGACGGCAACAGCTATTGGAGCAATCCTCCCGGCGGCACCGCGCGTTATGTGAAACTGTTCCGCACCCACCCGGAAGTGCAGGCGGTCAGCCACGTCCATACGCCGCATCTCGGCGCCTATTCGCAGGCGCACAGCACGCTCCCCTTGCTCTACGTGCCGAACCGCCGCTTCCGTTTCACCGCCGAGCTGCCGGTCTATATCAACCGCCGCCAGCCCGAGGTCGACTTCATTCTCGATTCGATCGAGAACGACCGGCAGGTTCCCGGCATCATCGAAGCCAATGGTGGTGCGACGATCTGGAGCTGGAAGGGCATTCGCGACCTGACCGACACGATCGTGCTGCTAGAGGAAGGCGCCCAGTTCCAGATCCTCGGCGAAGCACTTGGCGGGTCGAAGCAATTCGGTCCCGGCGTGCTGCAGCAGCAATGGCGGATGAGCAAGCTCGTCCCGGCCGACACCTATGTCGAGGATGACGGCACGATCCGCGACGAGACCCCGGCAGCGCAGGCCGCGGAGTAA